The Zea mays cultivar B73 chromosome 7, Zm-B73-REFERENCE-NAM-5.0, whole genome shotgun sequence DNA segment TGATCGGCGCGTACAACAAGACGTGCCCGCAGGCGGAGGACGTGGTGCTCAAGGAGATGACGGCCATCGTGGCCAAGTCGCCGGACCTCGCGGGCGCCGTGCTCCGCCTCTTCTCCGTCGACTGCTTCGTGGGTGGCTGCGAGGGCTCCATCCTGCTCGACTCCACCGCCGGCAACACCGCCGAGAAGGACGCGGCACTGAACCAGGGCGTCCGCGGGTACGAGGTGGTGGACGCCATCAAGGCTAGGCTCGACGCCGCCTGCCCCGGCGTCGTCTCCTGCGCTGACACGCTCGCGCTCGCCGCGCGTGACTCCGTCAGGCTGGTATGGTAACCGCGCCGAGCATATGCATGCTTGATGTCAGCTagcaagaaagaaagaaagaaagaaattgATTAAATTAATGCATGGGCAGACGAAAGGCCCGTTCATCCCGCTCCCGACTGGCCGGAGGGACGGCAACAGGTCGGTGGCCGCCGACGTCGCCCTGAACTCGCCGCCGCCGGACGCCAACATCACCGATATCATCGCCCTGTTTGCTAAAAAGTTCAACCTCACCGCCAAGGACGTCGCCGTCCTCTCCGGTATGTATTATTATCGTTATATGGTTAAACTGAATTACATACCATTATCATCTGTCTCTTTTATTAATTTGCGTTGCTTACGAAATTCTTGAGGCGCACACACAATCGGGAAGGCGCGGTGCTCCACGGTGTCGCCGCGGCTGTACAACTTCGGCGGGCAGAACGGCGCGTCCGACCCCACGCTGGACGCCAACTACACGGCCACCCTTCGCGGCCAGTGCAAGCCCGGCGACAACGCCACCCTCGTCTACCTCGACCCTCCCACGCCCACCACCTTCGACGCCGACTACTACACCCTCGTCGCCGGCAACAAGGGCCTGCTCTCCACAGACGCCGCCCTCCTCCTCGACACCACCACTAGCGCCTACGTCGCGAGCCAGGCCAACGCCACCGCGCCGGCGACCGAGTtcttcgccgacttcgccacgtcCTTCGTCGCCATGAGCAAGCTGGGCGCGCTCACGCACCACAATGGAGAGATCAGGCAGGTCTGCTCCAAGGTCAACCCGCCGACGTCGTCCCAGCTGTCCAACGCAGCCGCCGTCCCCGGTGGGTTGGCAGTGTCACTCGCTCTAGCTGTGGTGGCTCTCGTGCTAAAGCTCTGAGTCTGACAGCTGACAGCCAGCGCCTGTTTATTATGATTTGTTCCAGTTTGGTGATTCAATTTCAATTTCCTCTGATTTGTGTTTGCGTGGCTTCATGTGCTGTGTTAGTTTCATCCATGATTTCGCATGGAATTTGCTTTGCAAGGTTTCTCACTCGTGAATTGCATTATTGGGCAAGTCCAGTCGTGATCGTGATTTATCCTGAAATAAAAGGGGCAATTCGGTGTACGCAATCGGAAATTATTTTCATGCCTTGTGTGCCACTGGCCCCATATATCATAAACACAAAAAAATATATTTATGTCACTCAATGGCACATAAAGGATGAAAATAAATTTTGATGGTATACAGAAAATTAGTCCTAAATAAAATGGACACACCAGAATACGGGATAGCGATGCCACGGGGCACGGGCTGTGCTCCTCCTCCTTACAGAAGACACTAGCGACGAGACTATTTCAAAGAGCTTCACTTCAAAAATTTCAGGTTCATTCTACCTTCTTCCATCGAAACAGTACATGAGCTCTAGTtttgaaaaaagaaaaagaaaattagaGATCAGCTTCATGAAATTCATAAAGCTCCTCAAAAGGTGCTCCATAAACATTGTTTTTATGCCTTATTATAAAGTTGCATGAAAATAACCCACCATGTTAACAACTTAACATATTGCTTCGGTTTTCTCGTGACAACCCACTAATCATCAAGGGTAATCCAGAAAACCCACACAAAATCAATTGTATTACAGAAGCTAGAGTCCATGTGTAAGCCAAACGCTTCTCGAATCCTATCAATAATTTGTTGAAACTGTTTTATGTTGAAACCGGAAAATCGAAGCTGAAATTGTTGAAGTGAAGTTCTCTCAAATGACCCTTATTTTTTTGTTCTCACGAACAACTATTTAAATCCTAAAAATGCTTTTGATTTATCTTTCAAAAATTAAGGCCATAACGTATGAGGATTATCATCAACGATTATCAACATGCACTCCTGGAATCGTGTTGTTTGTCGAGTGtccaagacactcggcaaaggtcattttacactcggcaaggcTTTTGCCgagtgtagcactcggcaaatattttatcggcaaagagttctttgccgagtacttttttcggacactcgacaaaaactttgccgagtgtcgaaaagcactcggcaaagaaaaacactcggcaaattaaaaatcgaaaaaatcaaaaaaacaacaaaacattttttaaaattataggaacaactctccaaatCTACCTATTTACCATACCCATCGTCCTATCAAATTTACAtgttttctacacatagtgtgtcacagctttctcgaaactttctcaaatttttatcacagcctctatatatgatatcatgacacgtggacaagtttcatgattttctgactttgtttgtgttttatacaatttttaaatatgtggatggcaagttcacggtcatatttagtgagcatgttgctcgaagtttccggttcgctcctgaaatcggtcgtaacttgtgctaagtagcatggatatcatttttgcatgcgcggtttttcaagtttcgagtgacctgcagttcaaatatgacttttccgaagaaattcaaataaacgaactaaatctactacctATTGAAAACTCTATTAtaattgtctcaaaatggtatatataggtctacatagtataggaacacaccacaaaaagtttggtaagggaaaagaaaaaatagaaatatgctttgccgagtgtctataggtgacactcggcaaagaatgtcTTTGTTGAGTGTCTAACATGGGACACTCGGCAGAGATCCTAAAtacatactttgccgagtgcttgtcagtaggcactcggcaaagacatgtttgccgagtgccggagatccagcactcggcaaagactatttttaaattaaaaaaatcctttgccgagtgtccgcgatctggcactcggcaaagaaggaaaccataACGTCCGCGCGGcccttctccttctccttctctcACTCACTCACTCTACTGCCGCCGCCTCTCCCCGCCGTAGCCCGCCCATCGCCGCCGCGGCCGCAGCCGCCCGCCCGCCGCGCCCTCCCCCACCGTCGTGCCCTCGTTCGGCCGTCGTGGCCGTGCCCCTCGCCCACCCATCGCCCCGACACCGCCGCCATGCCCCTGTCACCGCCGCTCTGCGCCACCTCCGCGCCCCGACACCGCCGCGCACCCACACCACCGCCGAGAGCCGAGCCCCGGCCTCAACCGTCGTCCCCACGCCTCGCCCTCAACCGCCATCGTGCCCAGCACCACGCCGCCGCTTGGTAATGTGATTGATAATTCTCTATATATGTGAGCATGTGATTGATAATGTGATGAATAGttagagaaggcctaaggccgatttcgcctaagcaggacccagaagaaggaagtacttcagtggatcaagatgttgatgttccctgatgggtatgcagctaacctgagtaggggggtgaacttatctactatgcgagtcttagggatgaagagtcatgacttccacatatggattgaacggattcttcctgcgatggttcgaggctatgtccatgagcatgtctggctagcgctttcagagttgagctatttcttccgtcagctttgtgcaaaagagttatctcggaccatgGTTGCAGACTTAGAAAGactggctcccctattatgactttttatttcgcacctatttTAAGTATATCTTTTTATATgtacttatttgtttactcttaattgcaggtttttggacaaatatggtgggcggtaattggctgaggaggaggagggggaggaggagcaggacggcggacgaggcagagcaggcggcgcagcaggacgaccttgtccagcagcaggcagcgcaacaggacgacgacgaagctcagcatactgcCTCAGGTTCTAGCgtctcaggttcgaggagcatctacctgcgaggtcccgcgagtctccctcagcgtcccatacttcgggacaggcggccgCTAATTCagccggatggggagaggcatgtaactttatgttcttcattcttgttcatattatgtgttcaaaatcataatataaactaatactttttatttatcacttggacaggtcttggacggttgtggattatgctgggggtcatcgtcgcctccccaatggcatcctcggcctgctttgcaggaaacacttccctggactggtcgagtacgccggagtgacgggcccagccttcaccttcgaccactacgccatcgcccccgatgcagtagaccgggatggCTGGgatttcaataacaaggcggagcgggtgaagcaagagctgtggataAGTCTTAGTTTAATGTCAAATATGtcacattcgttgcaaattcttgaaataatgaatggatacatcgtttttctatgcaggatttcttcagatgcgaggctggatacgaggctagggcggatgtggcggccaccacgagctgtaagaagctcgtcgtggacatgcactatgaggcccgaatccaggccatcgtcagctaccacgaCTCCgtacttggggagaaggtgaccaagcagcaagcccgaaccatgtcgttgaccagggaccagtacctgcaggtaaagtcgtgcatgtttggtaccagtactccatgcatgaattttattttatcttctcatatgcactttacgtgtttactttgtagatgattccatattggtgcgccgcacatcctctgtgctgggagcagatggtggataggtggtgtgttcggctgagtgagacgaggcgcacaacgctagccgggaacggcgcatgatgatgcaaggtccctcccaccaccaaggcagccggagcctgggccaatatgcagaagcatgggtacgccctcttttttatttaggtatatagcactagattagatattatttctaactatctcgttggtttttcttgcagtcggcgtcacatgttggccgaccttgctccatcttctcggcctatgctatggcccataagggcaaggcgacgtctgacgtcacctacaacccggatgacaggCCCGAGGCCTACAACAACCCCgtcgtctacagccgccttcatgactacaccgccatagcgcaggaggtccatggcccagaatatgatccgagcaccgaacagatcgaccccgatgtgctcatgagggtcggaggaggcaagatacATGGGCGATACTGGATTgctgacggggcaatcgactcgtcctccactcccactctgtctcatgtgcgagcaaggagcacgggctcgaatcCAGAATACGACCtcagcacgacagctcacagcatcgcatacatcaACTCGAGGTTActacttctgtaactcgtccttccttgagttatataccttctctttgagttactataacgttggcttgtaatattacagacccaactagaagaagagaggagggaacatcaagagatggaggcgaggatggtggcggagcgggaggctcgCCTAGCAGATCATCAtaggatggcagagatgttccagtacatgcagagccttggcaccGCACAGGgcttcgctccgccacctccattgttccctgcagttgaccctgctctgttccatactcctgtgagtataaaaattgtagttagatgttggtaatgcatctggtataacacatgcaatatcttctctatgcagggccaatctagggcggcatccaacaaccctcatgaagggtacagtccaaccgcccacctcaatgagagttatgtttttagtgtttagactacaaaacttatgttgaatacttatgtcagagcttgtgaacttgtgttgatacttctaaacttgtgttgatactgtttgtgttgagaacttctgaacttatgtttgtatattaatgtttgtgttggctatatatgtttgtgatgatctgtgatgtatatatgtgatatatgtgtAATATCTTTTGTTTATTTGGATGGAATAggaaaaaaacaaataaaaatggtgtgtactggtcactttgtcgagtgtcaggaccatagcactcggcaaagaaccaaggcCTGGGCACCgatataggttctttgccgagtgtagtggctctggcactcggcaaagaagcacgctttgccgagtgccatacaaagcactcggcaaagaacctgacatggggaccccgctggcggattctttgccgagtgctgaccggcagacactcggcaaagacgccgtctccgtcacccggcgccgtgacgacgacttttctttgccgagtgcacgagaaaaagtactcggcaaagacagatttgccgatgcactgtgtgccgagccctctttgctgagtgcgacactcggcaaaaactttgccgagtgtttttaaggctttgtcgagtgcttcaggcactcggcaaagcccagGATTCCGGTAGTGCATGAGCAAGCTGGGTGCGCTCACGCACCACAATGGAGAGATCAGGCAGGTCTGCTCCAAGGTCAACCCATCGACGTCGTCCCAGCTGTCCAACGCAGCCGCCGTCCTCAGTGGGTTGGCAGTGTCACTCGCTCTAGCTGTGGTGGCTCTCGTGCTAAAGCTCTGAGTCTGACAGCTGACAGCCAGCGCCTGTTTATTATGATTTGTTCCAGTTTGGTGATTCAATTTCAATTTCCTCTGATTTGTGTTTGCGTAGCTTCATGTGCTGTGTTGATTTCATTTCATCCATGATTTTGCATGGAATTTGCTTTGCAAGGTTTCTCACTCGTGAATTGCATTGTTGGGCAAGTCCAGTCGTGATCGTGATCCATCCTTAAATAAAAGGGGCAATTCGGTGTACGTCATCGGAAATTATTTTTTATCCCTTTTGTGTCACTGGCCCACATGTCATAAACAAAAAAACTATCTATGTCATTCAATGACACACAAAGGATGAAGATAAATTTTGATGGTATACAACAAATTAGTCCTAAATAGAATGGACACACCGGAATACGGGATAGCGATGCCACGGGATGTGCTCCTCCTCGTGACAGCTACACTAGCGGCGAGACTATTTTGGAGAGCTTCACTTCAAAAATTTTGGATTCATTTTAGCTTCTTCCATCGAAACAGTACATGAGCTCTAGTTTTGAAAAAAAAGGAAATTAGAGGTCAACTTCATGAAATTCATAAAGCTCCTTAAAGGGTGCTCCACAAACATTGTTTTTATACCTTATTATAAAGTTACACGAAAATGACCCACCATGTTAACATATTGCTTTGGTTTTCTCGTGACAACCCACTAATCATCAAGGATAATCCAGTAAACCCACACAAATCAATTGTATTACAGAAGCTAGAGTCCATGTGTAAACCAAACGCTTCTCGAACCCTATCAACAATTTGTTGAAATTGTTTTATGTTAAAACCGGAAAATCAAAGTTGAGATTGTTGAAGTGAAGTTCTCTCAAATGACCCTTATTTTTTATTCTCATGAACAACTAtttaaatcttaaaaatgcttttaTCTTTCAACAATTAAGGCCATAACGTATGAGGATTATCATCAATGATTATCAACATGTAAAGAGAATCAACGACGATATAAGTCTTGTGAGATGAGCCCAGCCATAAATGAGAATGTATATAATCAAGAATAACTTTATTTTTACAAGTAGAGGCATTAAATGACATAACCTAAACCATGGACCCTCCAAAACATCCTGTAAGACTCATGTTAAAATTTAGATCAAATTCTAAAATCCGTAACAAGTAAAGACTGACGAAGAAGATATACAACTCTCCCAGGCATGCAGgcgcacacacatatatatactaGTCGattacccgtgcgttgcgacggctcataacaatacccacataaattatccaccaaaaagatatcaagattttttattgtttgtctccgctcttcgcataatattttttatgaacaaacgggtaccataggcagcaaatcagagccCCCCATCCCTTGCCTCCCTCACTTCCAAGATTTCGTAGAGCATGATGGGAAGGGAAGAGACGGACATAcatgttcgttgccggagaaggacacgacaaagacctgggcatctggaggcgacttgggcagtataccgctagatatatagggagagagcacacaagcggggaaagaagcctccaaaccgagaggcacccgcaccaggcgtcaatccgagaagggcgagagaatgcgagtgtctttcTAGCCCTGGATCCAtcgaagcgacacaacaccaccaccaactctgaagcatatgccgactgctgccacgctacaggtcttggttgtccaatatctcagacctagaATCCTCattgccaagataacctaagtgtggcaggcgccaccatgtcctcctcgacggcacgcacggagaaaagccaggagcatgaccgactcgcaccgtacccgcgtcgacgagtGTCGATCGGCTCGCGGCTGTGACCGTGGGCGGGGAcaacaggttggggaggaagaacagggcgaaggccggCAAGATGAAGGGGCGTCCGACGACGGCAAAAACGATGGTGCacgcatgatgtgaaacgtcctcatggacgtgcaatagccaatgcgcgagtcggtgtcggacgaatacggggagtAGACGTATGCTcctacgccctctgccgagaatggggtggcgcggaggtggaggcatgaggggaaaagaaaagaagtagaatgacgaacgaggtggtggcaactgaggcgaggaccatcattatcgtgcggaggtatagatggtcAAATGGACCGTGTCTGGCGAGCCGGCCTGAGACACGACCTATTTAATAGTGCCTAAGCCAACCCAGCACGAGCATCGTGCGGTGCTTGGGCcacgattattttttattttaccaaaaatcatatatacatatgtacaatttatattcaatattataaacacaTGAGCATGATTTTCTACTGGTTATACAGCTTCGCCCAGTGTCTCCCACCCATCTTTCGTCAGTGTTTGGGTTCAAACACCACCTCCTGCACCACTTTTTAACATTTTGTGCTGAGTTGATTTGGAAGAAATGTAGGTACTTTTTTATAAAAAAGATGGCGTagtacgaccgttgaaactgatgatttaagtatagtatatatatatatatttagagCCCTAAGCTATATTTAGCTACAAGAAGCCCCAGCCAAATACGAACGCACGTGCACTCACAGCCGTCCCGACTTTTCAGATTCCATATATATAATGACGTGCTGCCGCCATTAGCTCCTCTTTCTTCTCCCGGTCTCAGTTTCCATAACCGACTACACGACCGCAAAACCCCAACCTCGCCGTGTGACTCCGGGAATCTCCGCCGACTCAGCCATCCCCGACGACTCCGCTCCATTCACCGCTCGCTGTCGATCCAGTCGCAATCGGCAGTTGAGCGGCGCCTCCTCGT contains these protein-coding regions:
- the LOC103631868 gene encoding peroxidase 1; this translates as MASVVAAARAAAAVVLLLAVSTTAPSADAHVVIGAYNKTCPQAEDVVLKEMTAIVAKSPDLAGAVLRLFSVDCFVGGCEGSILLDSTAGNTAEKDAALNQGVRGYEVVDAIKARLDAACPGVVSCADTLALAARDSVRLTKGPFIPLPTGRRDGNRSVAADVALNSPPPDANITDIIALFAKKFNLTAKDVAVLSGAHTIGKARCSTVSPRLYNFGGQNGASDPTLDANYTATLRGQCKPGDNATLVYLDPPTPTTFDADYYTLVAGNKGLLSTDAALLLDTTTSAYVASQANATAPATEFFADFATSFVAMSKLGALTHHNGEIRQVCSKVNPPTSSQLSNAAAVPGGLAVSLALAVVALVLKL